One Chromobacterium paludis genomic window carries:
- a CDS encoding MFS transporter, with translation MKSEFSFFATRRFLPLFGTQFLGAFNDNMLKTAIVVLISFHGLSTAGLPPQQLVNLAAGIFILPFFLFSASAGKLSERYDKARIARLIKLAEIAIMLLAGAGFLMKSAAILLVALFLMGTHSSFFGPLKYSVLPQYLKEHELVGGTGLIEMGTFLAILIGQLLGSVLTHSGALWIIAALLGTAVLGLFSSAKMPSVPAGAPHLKLSWNFIGDSFQLVRQAWQIHDVRCAILGISWFWLMGAIYTTQLPTFTRLHLGGDADVYTLLLALFSIGIGIGSMACAKLSHGQLQLGIVLLGSAGMTVFGGDLALGALPHYYGKLATLTEYLARPGSWRSIVDVALLGFFGGFFTVPLYTWLQTGSPDAFRSQAVAANNIINGFYMVAAAIGSALMLKWYDSISMLLLAAALLNVLATAHLAWCAPVIWRQRFSWIRPLLGRS, from the coding sequence ATGAAATCCGAATTCTCCTTCTTCGCCACCCGGCGCTTTCTGCCGCTGTTCGGCACCCAGTTTCTGGGCGCCTTCAACGACAATATGCTGAAAACCGCCATCGTGGTGCTGATCAGTTTCCACGGGCTCAGCACGGCCGGCCTGCCGCCACAGCAGCTGGTCAACCTGGCCGCCGGTATTTTCATCCTGCCGTTTTTCCTGTTTTCCGCCAGCGCCGGCAAATTGTCCGAGCGCTACGACAAGGCGCGCATCGCCCGGCTGATCAAGCTGGCCGAAATCGCCATCATGCTGCTGGCCGGCGCCGGCTTCCTGATGAAGTCCGCCGCCATCCTGCTGGTCGCGCTCTTCCTGATGGGCACTCACTCATCCTTCTTCGGGCCGCTCAAGTACTCGGTGCTGCCGCAGTATCTGAAGGAACATGAGCTGGTGGGCGGCACCGGCCTGATCGAGATGGGCACCTTCCTCGCCATCCTGATCGGCCAGCTGCTGGGCAGCGTGCTGACCCACAGCGGCGCGCTGTGGATCATCGCCGCCTTGCTGGGCACCGCCGTGCTAGGCCTGTTCAGCAGCGCGAAAATGCCGTCCGTGCCGGCCGGCGCGCCGCATCTGAAGCTGTCCTGGAATTTCATCGGCGACTCCTTCCAGCTGGTGCGCCAGGCCTGGCAGATCCACGACGTGCGCTGCGCCATCCTCGGCATCTCGTGGTTCTGGCTGATGGGCGCCATTTACACCACCCAGCTGCCCACCTTCACCCGCCTGCATCTGGGTGGCGACGCCGATGTCTACACCCTGTTGCTGGCCCTGTTCTCCATCGGCATCGGCATCGGCTCCATGGCATGCGCCAAACTGTCTCACGGCCAGCTGCAGCTGGGCATCGTGCTCTTGGGCAGCGCCGGCATGACCGTGTTTGGCGGCGATCTGGCCTTGGGCGCGCTGCCGCACTATTACGGCAAGCTGGCCACGCTGACGGAATACCTGGCCCGTCCGGGCAGCTGGCGCAGCATCGTCGACGTGGCGCTATTGGGATTCTTCGGCGGCTTCTTCACCGTGCCGCTGTACACCTGGCTGCAGACCGGCAGCCCGGACGCGTTCCGCTCCCAGGCCGTCGCCGCCAACAACATCATCAACGGCTTCTACATGGTGGCGGCGGCAATAGGCAGCGCGCTGATGCTGAAGTGGTATGACAGCATCTCCATGCTGCTTCTGGCGGCGGCCTTGCTCAATGTGCTGGCCACGGCCCACCTGGCTTGGTGCGCGCCGGTGATCTGGCGCCAGCGCTTCAGCTGGATACGGCCTTTGCTTGGCCGTTCCTGA
- a CDS encoding PAS domain-containing sensor histidine kinase → MSAVWLAGGAALLLLTVLLGFYLNLLVRRRALAERLAQKSTRALQQSEERFRMFASIASDWLWELDGQGRLSYCSAQFCDLVGMPRAQLLGRHWTEWMPVRANPEQQRLLTLWMEQRMAVKDCELCYRRRNGQLYWVAISACPQFAADGRLLGYRGVGRDISERKLAELELHEHRSHLQELVALRTAALLQAKEDAERANQSKSEFLANMSHELRTPLHGILSFAEIGGDKALTAPAARLKRYFDNIHASGERLLVLLNDLLDLAKLESGRLVLKREDVDLAALVTEMARGEEARLQEADIRLSLVLPQRSRTAWVDRTRMQQVLANLLSNAIKFSPRGGCIEIALQHFGSVLTLGVADQGPGVPEPELESIFDKFVQSSATANGAGGTGLGLAICRQIALAHGGSIYAENRAGGGICFFVSLPSAEGVKAMEKPAGRPVTNGVAGK, encoded by the coding sequence ATGTCCGCCGTGTGGCTGGCCGGCGGCGCCGCCTTGCTGCTCCTGACCGTGCTGCTGGGCTTTTATTTGAATTTGCTGGTGAGGCGAAGAGCGCTGGCCGAGCGCTTGGCGCAGAAATCGACCCGGGCCTTGCAGCAGAGCGAGGAGCGCTTCCGCATGTTCGCCAGCATCGCTTCGGATTGGCTGTGGGAGCTGGACGGGCAGGGGCGGCTGAGCTATTGCTCGGCGCAGTTCTGCGACCTGGTGGGCATGCCGCGCGCGCAGCTGCTGGGTCGCCACTGGACGGAGTGGATGCCGGTGAGGGCCAATCCGGAACAGCAGCGCCTGCTGACCCTGTGGATGGAGCAGCGCATGGCGGTGAAAGACTGCGAGCTGTGCTATCGCCGGCGCAATGGACAGTTGTATTGGGTGGCCATCAGCGCCTGTCCGCAGTTTGCCGCGGACGGCAGGCTGCTGGGCTACCGCGGCGTGGGGCGAGACATCAGCGAACGCAAGCTGGCCGAGCTGGAACTGCATGAGCATCGCAGCCATTTGCAGGAACTGGTGGCGCTGCGCACGGCAGCCCTGCTGCAGGCCAAGGAGGACGCGGAGCGCGCCAATCAGTCCAAGTCGGAATTCCTGGCCAATATGTCGCATGAGCTGCGCACGCCTTTGCACGGCATATTGAGCTTCGCCGAGATCGGGGGCGACAAGGCGTTGACCGCGCCCGCCGCCAGGCTGAAACGCTATTTCGACAATATTCACGCCAGCGGCGAGCGTCTGCTGGTATTGCTGAATGATTTGCTCGATTTGGCCAAGCTGGAGTCCGGACGGCTGGTGTTGAAGCGCGAGGATGTGGACTTGGCGGCGCTGGTCACGGAGATGGCGCGAGGTGAGGAGGCCAGGCTGCAGGAGGCGGACATCCGGCTGAGCCTGGTCTTGCCGCAGCGGTCGCGCACGGCGTGGGTGGACAGGACGCGCATGCAGCAAGTGCTGGCCAATCTCTTGTCCAATGCGATCAAGTTTTCACCGCGCGGCGGCTGCATAGAGATCGCCCTGCAGCATTTTGGCTCTGTGCTGACGCTGGGCGTGGCGGATCAGGGGCCGGGGGTGCCGGAGCCTGAGTTGGAGAGCATTTTCGACAAGTTCGTGCAGAGCAGCGCCACCGCCAACGGCGCTGGCGGCACGGGTCTGGGCCTGGCCATCTGCCGGCAAATCGCCCTTGCGCATGGCGGCAGCATTTACGCGGAAAATCGCGCTGGGGGCGGCATTTGCTTTTTCGTTTCGCTGCCGAGCGCGGAGGGCGTCAAGGCCATGGAGAAACCGGCCGGGCGGCCGGTGACGAATGGCGTGGCGGGCAAGTAG
- a CDS encoding glutathione peroxidase gives MLQNREGQRVPNVTFRIRENNEWKNVTTAELFDGKTIAVFSLPGAFTPTCSSTHLPRFNELAPAFFANGVDAILCVSVNDTFVMNEWAKDQEAGNLVMIPDGNGEFTEGMGMLVDKADLGFGKRSWRYSMLVKNGVVDKMFIEPQEPGDPFKVSDADTLLNYINPAAKKPDQVVVFTKVGCPHCARAKAVLSENGYDFVEVPLDNKIRGKVLGAVSGAMTAPQVFINGQLIGSADEVEKRFAK, from the coding sequence ATGCTGCAAAATCGTGAAGGCCAACGCGTACCGAACGTCACTTTCCGCATTCGCGAAAACAATGAGTGGAAAAACGTCACCACCGCTGAACTGTTCGATGGCAAGACCATCGCCGTGTTCTCGCTGCCGGGCGCGTTCACCCCCACCTGCTCGTCCACCCACCTGCCGCGCTTCAACGAATTGGCGCCAGCCTTCTTCGCCAACGGCGTGGACGCCATTCTGTGCGTGTCGGTCAACGACACCTTCGTGATGAATGAATGGGCCAAGGATCAGGAAGCCGGCAATCTGGTGATGATCCCGGACGGCAACGGCGAATTCACCGAAGGCATGGGCATGCTGGTGGACAAGGCCGACCTGGGTTTCGGCAAGCGCAGCTGGCGCTACTCCATGCTGGTGAAAAACGGCGTGGTGGACAAGATGTTCATTGAGCCGCAGGAACCGGGCGATCCGTTCAAGGTGTCCGACGCCGACACCCTGCTGAACTACATCAACCCGGCCGCCAAGAAGCCCGACCAAGTCGTGGTCTTCACCAAGGTGGGTTGCCCGCACTGCGCCCGCGCCAAGGCGGTGTTGAGCGAAAACGGCTACGACTTCGTCGAAGTGCCGCTGGACAACAAGATCCGCGGCAAGGTGCTGGGCGCCGTGTCCGGCGCGATGACCGCCCCGCAGGTGTTCATCAACGGCCAACTGATCGGCTCCGCCGACGAAGTGGAAAAGCGCTTCGCCAAGTAA
- a CDS encoding lytic transglycosylase domain-containing protein yields MKAPTTSLRLSCLTILAAAALPAWAGPDDTLVAAREAFRANDLAKLARLGDSLPTNYPLKDYPAYWLTWKALEKNDDTQVKRFLSQVPEGLMPERIRNEWLKKLGQREDWSTFTEEWKKLPEEGRDEESTCYGQLLQLRNGQKPDNLDRFLDSKPAPDGCTRLIEGAYARSLLDQDWLWRRVRLLLAGNFLTQARQLAADTQLPLDNAALNKPSSATPDTPGGQEAMLYEVERKAKGDLEGAATLLAQMAPQLSPDRAGFGWGQLALLSARKQQSGLALQWFEKADPRQLTADQWEWWARSALRLEQWSQLQTIIRRMPTAVAAKPAWRYWLARSLKQQGKPAEAAPLFSQASAGHSYYALLSLEELGNSLSASANKTGPSQTDIDKMKTDPAVRRSLALLNVAEIFTRPEFRTDAQREWRWAMRGRSDMELLAAAEIARKENFYDMAIYSAERTKEEHDFSLRYLTPYRDVTQKYARQLDIDDAWVYGLIRQESRFITMARSGVGASGLMQLMPATAKWAAKKIGLTHFAVNDIETNVQIGTWYLRYVLDNLSGNAVMATAAYNAGPSRARNWQADRPLDGTIYAETIPFSETRDYVQKVMANAAYYSSTFGHANISLKNRMGMIPAR; encoded by the coding sequence ATGAAAGCCCCGACCACCTCACTGCGCCTGAGCTGCCTGACGATACTGGCCGCTGCCGCCCTGCCCGCCTGGGCCGGCCCGGATGACACGCTGGTCGCCGCGCGCGAGGCCTTCCGAGCCAACGACCTGGCCAAGCTCGCCAGGCTGGGGGACAGCCTGCCCACCAATTATCCCCTGAAAGACTATCCAGCCTATTGGCTGACCTGGAAGGCGCTGGAAAAAAACGACGACACTCAGGTCAAGCGTTTCCTGTCCCAGGTGCCGGAAGGCCTGATGCCGGAACGCATACGCAATGAGTGGCTCAAGAAACTGGGCCAGCGTGAAGACTGGTCCACCTTTACCGAGGAATGGAAAAAGCTGCCGGAAGAGGGGCGCGACGAAGAGTCCACCTGCTATGGACAGCTACTGCAACTGCGCAATGGCCAAAAGCCGGACAATCTGGACCGCTTCCTGGACAGCAAGCCTGCCCCGGATGGCTGCACCCGCCTGATAGAGGGCGCGTACGCGCGCAGCCTGCTCGATCAGGACTGGCTGTGGCGCCGCGTGCGCCTGCTGCTGGCCGGCAACTTCCTCACCCAGGCCCGGCAACTCGCCGCCGACACCCAGCTGCCCTTGGACAACGCCGCCTTGAACAAGCCGTCCAGCGCCACGCCGGACACGCCGGGCGGGCAAGAAGCCATGCTGTATGAAGTGGAGCGCAAGGCTAAGGGCGACCTGGAGGGCGCCGCCACCCTGCTGGCGCAAATGGCGCCGCAGCTCAGCCCGGACCGGGCCGGTTTCGGCTGGGGCCAGCTCGCGCTGCTCTCCGCCCGCAAGCAGCAATCCGGGCTGGCGCTGCAATGGTTTGAAAAGGCCGACCCGCGTCAACTGACTGCGGATCAGTGGGAGTGGTGGGCGCGTTCCGCCCTGAGGCTGGAGCAATGGTCACAGCTGCAAACCATCATCCGCCGCATGCCGACGGCCGTTGCCGCCAAGCCGGCCTGGCGCTACTGGCTGGCGCGCTCGCTGAAACAGCAAGGCAAGCCCGCCGAGGCCGCCCCGCTGTTCAGCCAGGCCAGCGCGGGCCACAGCTATTACGCGCTGCTGTCGCTGGAGGAGCTGGGCAACTCGCTCTCCGCCTCCGCCAATAAGACCGGCCCCAGCCAGACCGACATCGACAAGATGAAGACAGACCCGGCCGTGCGCCGCTCGCTGGCGCTGCTGAATGTCGCCGAAATCTTCACCAGGCCGGAATTCCGCACCGACGCGCAACGCGAATGGCGCTGGGCGATGCGCGGCCGCAGCGACATGGAGCTGCTGGCCGCGGCGGAGATCGCGCGCAAGGAAAACTTCTACGACATGGCGATTTACAGCGCCGAGCGCACCAAGGAAGAACATGACTTCTCGCTGCGCTACCTGACGCCCTATCGCGACGTCACCCAGAAGTACGCGCGCCAGCTGGACATCGACGATGCCTGGGTCTACGGCCTGATCCGCCAGGAAAGCCGCTTCATCACCATGGCCCGCTCCGGCGTCGGCGCTTCCGGCTTGATGCAGCTGATGCCGGCCACCGCCAAATGGGCGGCCAAGAAGATAGGTTTGACCCACTTCGCCGTCAACGACATCGAAACCAATGTGCAGATCGGCACCTGGTATCTGCGCTATGTGCTGGACAATCTGTCCGGCAATGCCGTGATGGCCACCGCGGCCTACAATGCCGGCCCCAGCCGCGCGCGCAACTGGCAGGCCGACCGGCCGCTGGACGGCACCATCTACGCGGAAACCATCCCGTTCAGCGAAACGCGCGACTACGTGCAAAAAGTCATGGCCAATGCGGCTTACTATTCCAGCACCTTCGGCCATGCCAATATCTCGCTGAAGAACCGCATGGGCATGATCCCGGCACGCTGA
- a CDS encoding NupC/NupG family nucleoside CNT transporter: MNTIQALAGMLLLVGTAFLFSSNRRAIHWRTALIGLTIPSALFLLINYVPALHGAFSAFGAGFAKVLSFSGDGAGFIFGDLAHPGGKLGFLFAFTVLPVIIFFSAFSALLYHFGILQKVVNALAWLMQRSLRLSGPESVVTAANIFLGQTEAPLLARPYIQHMTRSELACLMVAGMSTLSGGVMAAYVAFLGGSDPAEQARFATYLLTASCMNAAGAATFCKIMFPETRPADISSNKLQAAEEKTGGNFVSAVVSGALDGMKMAAAVATILLAIVSLIALANYAMKDGLGELLGVNGAIRAATGGMFDGLTLQYLAGQLFRMLAFLMGISWNETLGVGSLLGQKIVLNEFIAYLDLAKMKTAGALSAPTVMISTFALASFSNFSSVGICVAGIGALAPSRQNELAQIGMRALLASVLTGFMTASTAGLWLSLL, from the coding sequence GTGAATACCATCCAAGCTCTGGCCGGCATGCTGCTGCTCGTCGGCACGGCCTTCCTCTTCTCCAGCAACCGCCGCGCCATCCACTGGCGCACCGCGCTGATCGGCCTGACCATCCCCAGCGCCCTGTTTCTGCTCATCAATTATGTGCCGGCCCTGCATGGCGCGTTTTCCGCTTTTGGCGCCGGCTTCGCCAAGGTGCTGAGTTTTTCCGGCGACGGCGCGGGCTTCATCTTTGGCGATCTGGCCCACCCAGGCGGCAAGCTCGGCTTTCTGTTCGCCTTCACCGTGCTGCCGGTGATCATCTTCTTCTCCGCCTTCAGCGCGCTGCTGTATCACTTCGGCATCCTGCAAAAAGTGGTCAACGCGCTGGCCTGGTTGATGCAGCGCAGCCTGCGCCTGTCCGGCCCGGAAAGCGTGGTGACCGCCGCCAACATCTTCCTGGGCCAGACCGAGGCACCCTTGCTGGCTCGGCCCTATATCCAGCACATGACGCGCTCCGAGCTGGCCTGCTTGATGGTCGCCGGCATGTCCACGCTGTCCGGCGGCGTGATGGCGGCCTACGTCGCCTTCCTGGGCGGAAGCGACCCGGCCGAACAGGCGCGTTTCGCCACCTACCTGCTGACCGCCTCCTGCATGAACGCGGCCGGCGCGGCCACCTTCTGCAAGATCATGTTCCCGGAAACCAGACCGGCCGATATCTCCAGCAACAAGCTGCAGGCGGCCGAGGAAAAAACCGGCGGCAACTTCGTCAGCGCCGTCGTGTCCGGCGCGCTGGACGGCATGAAGATGGCCGCCGCCGTGGCCACCATCCTGCTGGCCATCGTGTCGCTGATCGCACTGGCCAATTACGCGATGAAAGACGGCCTGGGCGAACTCTTGGGGGTGAACGGCGCCATCCGCGCCGCCACCGGCGGCATGTTCGACGGCCTGACGCTGCAATATCTGGCCGGCCAGCTGTTCCGCATGCTTGCCTTCCTGATGGGCATCAGCTGGAACGAGACTCTGGGCGTGGGCAGCCTGCTGGGCCAGAAAATCGTGCTAAACGAATTCATCGCCTATCTAGACCTGGCCAAGATGAAGACCGCCGGCGCGCTGTCCGCGCCGACGGTCATGATTTCGACTTTCGCCCTGGCCAGCTTTTCCAACTTTTCATCCGTCGGCATCTGCGTGGCCGGCATCGGCGCGTTGGCGCCGTCGCGGCAGAACGAACTGGCGCAAATCGGCATGCGGGCGCTGCTGGCCTCGGTGTTGACCGGCTTCATGACCGCCTCCACCGCCGGCCTGTGGCTGTCGCTGCTTTGA
- the gloA2 gene encoding SMU1112c/YaeR family gloxylase I-like metalloprotein, translating to MHILGLHHVAIIASDYERSKAFYQRVLGLPILAENWRAERQSWKLDLALPGGGQLELFSFPAAPARPSRPEACGLRHLALACADAEDARRSLQAQDIACEPIRVDEYTGARFFFCADPDGLPIEFYQTA from the coding sequence ATGCATATCCTGGGTCTGCACCACGTCGCCATCATCGCCTCCGACTACGAGAGGTCGAAGGCCTTTTATCAGCGCGTGCTGGGCCTGCCGATCCTGGCCGAGAACTGGCGCGCGGAAAGACAGTCATGGAAACTGGACCTGGCCCTGCCTGGCGGCGGGCAACTGGAGCTATTCAGCTTTCCAGCCGCGCCAGCCAGGCCCAGCCGGCCCGAAGCCTGCGGGCTGCGCCATCTGGCATTGGCGTGCGCCGACGCGGAAGACGCGCGCCGCAGCTTGCAAGCGCAAGACATCGCCTGTGAGCCCATACGCGTGGACGAGTACACCGGCGCCCGGTTTTTCTTTTGCGCCGATCCCGATGGCCTGCCGATAGAGTTTTACCAGACAGCTTGA
- a CDS encoding dihydrolipoyl dehydrogenase, translating into MKTIHIDVAVIGAGTAGLAAYRAAKAEGASALVIEGGPYGTTCARVGCMPSKLLIAAAEAAHHARHTDLFGVHVDGEIRIDGREVMARVRGERDRFVGFVVRGVDGIPVEDKLRGYARFVDNTTLQVDDHTLVQAKRVVIATGSSPAIPAPFQALGDRLIVNDNVFDWEDLPQSVAVFGPGVIGLELGQALSRLGVRVRVFGVGGGVGPLSDPEVRDYARQALSEQFYLDPSAKVLEMANDGDAARIRYVRLDGEEVEERFDYVLAATGRTPNVRGLGLENTSVRLDARGAPLFDPETLLCVGAPVFIAGDANNILPLLHEAADEGKTAGVNAARYPDVAPGLRRSPIAVVFSDPQMMMVGRRFADLPQDSFVVGEVSFEDQGRSRVMGVNKGLLHVYADKETGRFLGAEMIGPRAENLAHLLAWSHQQHLTVSQMLDMPFYHPVIEEGLRTALRDALARLA; encoded by the coding sequence ATGAAAACCATCCATATCGACGTCGCCGTCATCGGCGCCGGCACTGCCGGCCTGGCCGCCTACCGCGCCGCCAAGGCCGAAGGCGCCTCCGCGCTGGTCATAGAAGGCGGCCCCTACGGCACCACCTGCGCCCGCGTCGGCTGCATGCCGTCCAAGCTGTTGATCGCCGCCGCCGAGGCCGCCCATCACGCCCGCCACACGGACCTGTTCGGCGTGCATGTCGATGGCGAGATCCGCATCGACGGCCGCGAAGTGATGGCCCGGGTGCGCGGCGAGCGCGACCGCTTCGTCGGCTTCGTGGTGCGCGGCGTGGACGGCATTCCAGTCGAGGACAAGCTGCGCGGCTACGCCCGTTTCGTCGACAACACCACGCTGCAAGTGGACGATCACACCCTGGTCCAGGCCAAGCGGGTGGTGATCGCCACTGGCTCGTCGCCGGCCATCCCGGCGCCGTTCCAGGCTTTGGGGGATAGGCTGATCGTCAATGACAATGTTTTCGATTGGGAAGATCTGCCGCAAAGCGTGGCGGTGTTCGGCCCCGGCGTGATCGGCCTGGAGCTGGGCCAGGCCTTGTCCCGGCTGGGCGTGCGGGTGCGCGTGTTCGGCGTGGGCGGCGGCGTCGGTCCCTTGTCCGATCCGGAGGTGCGCGATTACGCCCGCCAGGCGCTGTCGGAACAGTTTTATCTCGACCCCAGCGCCAAGGTGCTGGAGATGGCCAATGACGGCGATGCCGCCCGCATCCGTTATGTGCGCCTGGACGGCGAGGAAGTCGAAGAGCGTTTCGATTATGTGCTGGCCGCCACCGGCCGCACGCCCAATGTGCGCGGACTGGGGCTGGAAAATACCAGCGTGCGGCTGGATGCCCGGGGCGCGCCGCTGTTTGATCCCGAGACCTTGCTGTGCGTGGGCGCGCCGGTGTTCATCGCGGGCGACGCCAACAACATCCTGCCGCTGCTGCACGAGGCGGCGGACGAGGGCAAGACGGCGGGCGTCAACGCCGCGCGCTATCCGGACGTGGCGCCGGGTCTGCGCCGCTCGCCCATCGCCGTGGTGTTCTCAGACCCGCAGATGATGATGGTGGGCCGCCGCTTCGCCGATCTGCCGCAAGACAGCTTCGTGGTCGGTGAAGTGAGCTTTGAGGATCAGGGCCGCAGCCGCGTGATGGGCGTCAACAAGGGCCTGCTGCATGTTTATGCGGACAAGGAGACCGGGCGTTTCCTTGGCGCGGAGATGATAGGTCCGCGCGCGGAGAACCTGGCGCATCTGCTGGCCTGGAGCCATCAACAGCACTTGACCGTATCGCAGATGCTGGACATGCCGTTCTATCACCCGGTGATCGAGGAGGGGCTGCGCACGGCGCTGCGTGACGCCTTGGCCCGGCTGGCCTGA